tattgaagtagttattaaagaatatgttttggtgttatgtatgtttaaatggtaactaattcaaagaagcagtttctttgacagcagcagtgacgtgaatgtgaaaaatcaccataaatagtagaaatggaattagagggtgaatgatatatagaattaaatcttatcaagtctatttttacatgaaagaaacggtgtaggcaaaggaattttatattttgagatatttaaattttagtgagacagggtcagaatggtttttgaagtcccctgttctaactttagaaaatcattataaattgtacagaaataattataggtcataatttatatttttagattccttagtgagtctattttcaaaataaattaatggtaaccttatatgaattctttacaattagatatttgatttttagcgccaagaggtcagatctgtcgatctgtgaaacaggggatactttaatgaataaactgtactaatttgctaagtcaaaaattctgaaaattttatggtaagtaggaatatgagtctagtttcagggaaaatttacggatttaaattttgagtttcgtaactcaagttataattaaattagtgacagttgcgcaggtggacagtgttgttgtgaacagtgaatttaattttaaaagcaaatttttatgctccgaatcggtaagttaaattggatgacatctcgtactcgattccggcgacggtctcgggtaaggggtgttacagaacacgtgtatctcggttagataatcggtaagggttggtttgcaggtcgtatAGGACCCAGCTActagaggaagaattggtggttaggactTTCTTAACTACTATAATCAGCTTATCGATCggaggagaagattaattttTGAGGATCGATTCTCAACACGGAATTGaccgagtctaaggctaaggctcATTACATTTGACTGCAAATCCCAATTTAATTTCtagtctatttaattatttatcttagcagttttaattatttaatttctaatcaatttcaaaattccccgctttacttatttatttgcttcttttttttcagCTGGTACATTTTGAGTCATGGGCACGACTCTAGCCACGACCCTTGACACGACATCCTATTCATAAGCTAGGCTTGAAAGTTGATTATCGCATCCAATCCTTatggactcgaccctactaccactctaCTACTGATTAGAGCTATTTTGTTGGAATTATTTTTTTGGTGGATTCGAAGCCCGTCATACCATAAAAGGGAGTTTAAAAATGAAGAAGTCTCTAATTTTTGTGACAAAAATGGGATTCAACATGAATTTTAAGCACCAAAGACTCCCCAATAGAATGATGTTTTTGAGAGAAAGAATCCTTTGATCTAAGATATCTCCAGAATAATGCTTAAGAAGGGAATTTCACACAGGTTTTGGGCAGACATTGATAACACAACTATTCACATGATCAACATCTTGTtgttaaggtaaaaaaaaaaacatggatgACTCCATATGAAATATGGAGAGGAAAGAAGCCAAAAATGAGCTACTTTCATATTTTTGGGAGTACATATTATATTCTCAAAAATAGACTATTAGGGTAAATTTAATGCATACATTGATGAGAAGATTTTCCTTAGATACTAAACTAATAGTAAAGCTTACAGGGTGTGCATCAAACACATAAGAACTGTCATGGAATCTTTTAATGTTGCTATCAAAGATGAGCCAACCAACTACCTATCTAATAAATATGCAAATGAATAACTTGTAGCATTAAATGTAAAGCTAGTTGCAACTAGCTCTGTAATTGAACCAAATCCTAAGTTACTTATGATTAATcaaccagttgaacttgataatgatGATGACTATCAAATGGATGATATTTCTCAACCTCAACCATCCTAAAGAGAGAAAGAACAATTCATTGGATAATGTAATTGGTGATCTAGATGGAGGAATCAAGATTACATGTAAGTCAAGGCTAAACTATCATTGTATAGTTGGATTTACATGTTATACTTCCTCCATTGAGCCTAAGAAGGTGGAAGATGATTTAATCCAAGCCATACAGGAAAAACTAAATAAGCTTGAAAGGAATAATGTATGGAAGATTGTTCCTAGACTTACTAATTGTAATGTAATTAGAACAAAGTGAATCTTTAAGAACAAAACTGATGATCTTGGAAACATCACCAAAAATAAGCCTAGGCTAGCAACTCAATGTTATACTTAGTTGGAAGGCATGGACTTTGATAAGGCATTTGCACTAGTGACAAGCTGAAGGCAATCAAACTGCGAAGGGTATTTGCAACTTATATGGATATCAAGCTATTtcaaatggatgtgaaaagtGTATTTCTAAATGACTTTATTAATGAATAAGTGTATATGAAATAACCTAAAGGGTTTGAAGAACCCAAGCATCCTGATCATGTCTATAAACTCACTAAAGCACTCTATGGTTTGAAGTAAACTCCAAGGGCGTAGTACAAGAGACTTTCAAGGTTACTAATCGAGTAAAGATACTAAGAGGGAATGCTGATAAAACcttgttaataaaaaaaataagaaatgtaACATTACAATTTATTAGATTTATATAGATGCAATTATTTTTTGCTTAACTTTTCAATAGACGAAAGAGGATTTTGTAAACATGATACAATTTGAGTTTAGATGGGCATCATGGGGGGAAGTTCCCCTATTTCTTATGCTTCCAAATCAAGTAGCTAAAGGAAATTATTTTCTTATCTCAAGAGAAGTATGCATACAACTTAGCGAATAAGTTTTAGATTAGAGAATTTAGGAATTGTAATAGCTCTTATttcaatttttgataaaatatgcTTAGATGCATAGGGAATTATAGTTGACTCAATTAACTATTGAAGTATGATTGATAGTTTACTCTACCTAACTACTAGTAGCCTTGAATTTTTCTTTAGTACAAGTGTTTGTGTAATGTATCAACCAACTCTTGAGGAGTTACATTTAAAAGTTGTGAAGATGataattatatatgtgaattagaCATTAGATCTTGGTATTTGGTTGCTTAAGGATAAAAACATAAGCCTTGTTGGTTTCAGTGATACTGACTGGGCAAGTAATGTGGATGATAGGAAGAGCATGTCTAGTGGGTATTTTTATCTTGGCTCGAAATTAGTATTTTGGTACAGTAAGAAACAACctttaatatcattttcattaacTGAACCTGAGTATATAGATGCTAGAAGCTATTATGTATAACTATTATGAATAAGGCAAATACTTGAAGTTTTTTTGGAATTGCATTGCCAATTGAGACTACTCCAGTCGAATCAATATCTCAAAGAACCATTTTGTTCACTCAAGGACTAAGCATGATGATACAAGGCGTCACTTAATTAAAGAGTTAGTGGAGAATGGAACCATTGAATTTATGCATGTATCTAATGAGAATCAACTGGTAGATTTATTTTCCAAGAGCCTTGAAGTTGTCATGttcaaaaaattaaagaatttagTCAAGATGTGCTAACTCTGACTTGGCACCTaaggaaaatcactaaaattcaaattccAAGTTTCATTTtgccttttattatttttgataatttttttgttcctatttttattttagaggTTATTTTTGCACAAAAATATTCAGCTTCCTTATTTTTGGAGGGAAAAACTTGCAAAAAATTTAGGTatttaagttatgaaattgagtTTTAGTTGTCGTTAAACTCCCTTAACTAATCCTTCAACCTTAAAGAAACATTATTCTACAAGAAAGCTTTACTGCTACTGCAAGAAATCTATGGCACAAGTTAAAAAACCAACTTATCATGCAACCTTTGAGGAATCTAATTTGAGTTCACCTTCACTTAAATCTTCATTCAAAGAAGAATGACAATAGAATCTTGTGAAGTAACATCTTTTGTGATGCTTTGAGAAGACACCTAGGAGTAGCTAGTTCAATAAGTTTAGCTAGATGTACCATTAGTTGCAACTAAGTAAGATGGTGTAGTTAAACACTGTTGGTACTAAGAATTATAAGAATGTAGAAAAAGATGCTAGAGCAATTTTCACTGAGAAAGCTACAAAGAAGTGTTAAATACTTAGATAAGTAGAATTCACGTGAGTACCAAATTACTTATAAGACATGTTACaagtattaaataatttatatatcttTTGAAAAAAGAACTAGTGTAACTTAatgatattaatgttaaaaaCTTAGATAAGTAGAATTCACGTGACTACTTAGTAAGCTTTCGTAAAGCTTTCGTAAAGCTAAACATGTAGTTTTCAAACGTGTAGTGTACAAAAAGTAATCGTGTGTGAAGAGTTCGAATGGGACAAGTCAAACCACATTTCATCAAAACAAGGTTTGGGaattaagtatttgaattataggCATTagagtggcatgtacataggtgttcaATTGGTATGAAAGTGGAATATAATGCATTAGTTCATACAAAAGTTAAGTTGAAGTGGAAAGATTTTGAGGATAATGTGGTCATGTGTTAGTAAATGAACATAGATGAACATGTGATGCTTTAAATGGTATTTTCGTGTAATTTAAGGTTGGAAAATGATTAAGAATGATTGGAATTGAATAGAGTATGTTTAGGGAAGTCTTTGGGTGTGTTTAAACTTGATTTTTGGCTCCTTTGCACCCAAGTACCAATACTTGAAGGACTTGTATTGGTACAACATCGATAAAATGCAACAAATGAACAATATTAAGCAGAGATATTGGTACCTAGGGGAGTTGTATTGGTACAAATACCCTATTTTACCCTAATATAAATGTTTTCTCACCAAAAAGACCTCGAACAACCTCAAATTGAAGCCAGATTGTAGAGTAAGCTtagaaatgattaaaaaaaagtcTTAAAAGACCTAAAATTAACCTAAAGAATGAATTGAACTTGAATGTCATGTTTGGTACGAAAGTGATTTGTTTGACTTCAAATATTTCATTTCCTGCTTGAGTTTAGGTTTGAGctcaagtaaggggtgttacaatatttcatattttggttttaataattaacaataataaatgttaaaatttaatatataattaatcaaTCTAAAATGTATAATTTGCGAtacttgaattttgattttggtttttttttagaataaaagtatcatttatatttgttttacaaCTTATGGAAACTAATTTTTTCGAGGTTCGTGATTGTCCTCTCAATAATGTCATCTTCAATATTCAAACTTGAACTTTCTCATTGAGGGTATAAGGTGCCTTACCATTggcattttaattatgtttcttACTTTAGTATGTCAGACTTAATAGCTTTACTTGTTAAAGTCGCTATGGCTAGATTTCCTATGTTGTTTGTTGTTATTTTATGTATGAAATGCTCTTTTATgacattttaaagaaaaaaattgattcaattatatatatatataaattaattaatctaatatttttacattgaataaatataattatttatgtaataaaataaataaatttaaattgatgcTACATTGATAATAGTGTTACGgattccaaaaattaaattaaaatatttcctatttataattatataaaatcaaaattataaatcaatttataattttttccagGACAGCAAATTACATTACATCGAAAttcatctataatttttatatttatcaaaatcattTAAGTTAAAGTTAACTGAaaacaattacaaaattaaaaattaaaaattgttaattaCAAAAAATTGTGATTTACAAGCCTAATAAGCGTTATTAGTGAGAAGAAGGAAAAATGGTAAGACATTCCTTCTATAAAAGGTTCACCTGCTCAAGTTTACAACCAACAGTCTACTCGCTACCCTTTCACCCTTTTCTATCATTGCAAAGAAGGGCCAATTCAGTAATTTACACTACCACAATTACAATTTCATACGTGGCATTCCCACTCAGCGAGTACTAATAAGGATACAGACAGGTGAGAAGATAAATGTGGgagcattttaatatttttccttaATAACGTTTAAAAAAGACGTTTTTAGAGGAAATACATCATAATAATATTTCCCTCGTTTTGTggtatttcaaatttcaaaaaacgACCCAACAACTCTCTCTTCTCCTTTTCTCTGTTAAATCATCGGTTctaaaaaataatccaaaaaacCAAGAATTCAATAAATGAAATGGTATGCGATTTTTTGAATCGAGACTCAGGGTTAGGGATAATCTCGAGATCAGTGGTGAGGTTTCTTGATTTGACGGTGTGCAGAGCCATGGGATGTTTCTTCCACTGTTTCGGCGTCAGAACCGATCGTTCCCGCCCTCACCTCGTCGCTTCCTGTTCCAAATCCActgtaagtttttttttgtctGTTTGTGTTTTTGCACTTTCATTTCCAGTTTTCTTGTACCTGCGTTTGGTTTCTCGGAAAATTCAGTTCAAGAAACATTTTCTTTCctagtctttttctttttatatttctaAAGAGAAGACAAACTTGAATAAAGCTAGCTTCGTTTATTTTCGTTTTGGCTGAGCAGGAACGTACTGTTTCTCGAAATCGATTATCGTCTCTCTTTGTTGACGAAGGTAACTATATATGTATCGATTATCTAGCTTATTTGTCGATTTAGctaatttcaacatttttttttgtcccctcaaatttgatttttcctttgtttgaaagtgtaattattttgttttcttgttttgGTTCTAAAAGAGAAAGGAGATTCTCCATCCAACGATTTGGAGTCTCCACAAATTAATAAAGGTCTCAAGGATGAGGTATGTACATCGAGCAATTCGATTTAGATTTGTTGCTTTGTATGTGCAATGCGAAttacaattcaaattttttaCCTTTCCGTAGGCAAAGTTCCTTAAATCTTGTGGCACAATACCAGAGACTCCGGTTGAAATTCGCAAAGCATCTCACAAGCTTAAACAGTCCCCTCCTTGTGGTGGAGATTCAGAGACTTCGAAGTATCGTTCTTGGCTTCCAAACACATCCATTGATAAGCTTCAGTTGGATAAGAAATCAGACCAGCCACCTACTCCAAGTAAACTTTTCGAGGTGTTGGGGAGGTCAGATTCTCCGGATAATACACCTAGCAGGTTATCAGATTTAACTtcagactttaaaaattttaatcaacaAATCGAAACATGTAATTGGCTTCTCACTGAATTTAGAATTGCTTTGCGGATAATAATTTTCTTCTTAGAAATGAAGCAACAGTATCTGCAATTTTGTTGTGTGATTTTGTGAATACATTTTCGCATAATTTTGAAGTCTACCTGACAATTGACTCGTGCTATTTCTTTTTTAGTTGTATATCGAATGCAGCAAACACTGGGATGTCCTCCATTTGTTCTACTGAAGGTAGTGAGGCGACGACTGCTGATAAAACAGCCAAGACTGGTATCTTTTCAACTTCAGCTTATGAAAGGAACAAGTCTGTGCGATTTGAATGTGAATCTGATGCTTCTTCTAAATCTGAAAATATTGGTCAAAATCCGGAGAAACTTGAAGCACTAGGTTACCAAAGTGCATCAAAGTACTCGCCAAACCCAACCCCGTTAAAGCTTTCTGATGAAATGCAAACCCCAGGAACTGTTTTCCCCTCAAACGTGGGAATCTTTGCAAATGGGAAGACTCGGATCCGGTCTGAATACGTTCATTTAGTTTTGAATCCGGTTGGGAATGCCTCTCCGTTAAATGCAATGAAGAAAGAGCCATTGAGCTCCAAAGAGATGTTTAATGAGCAGGAAGAATCTCCTGAACGATTAGAAAATGGCACCCCCAAGCTAGGAGTAAAACAAGCTTCACTTGGTAAAGATTCAGAGGATGAAGGAAGCTTGTCTGCTTGGCTGAAGCCAAAACAGATTACCATAGATGATCCTGATAAGAATATTCATGTTACGTCCAGCAAAACCCCTCAATTTAATAGAACCCCAGGGGATAGACCCATCATTGGTATGGTGGCTGCTCACTGGAACGAAGATGAGTCTTCCCGCATCTCACCCAAGTGGTGGGATGGGAATGGAATCCCAAATTCAACTAATAAATACAAGGAGGTAAATCTTTTATTTTTCGGCTGCATTACTACTTGCAGTTTGGACACCTATGCTTGATGGATCCTTTTCCTGTTTGCAGGATCAGAAAGTGAGTTGGCATGCAACCCCATTTGAAGAGAGGCTGGAAAAGGCTTTATCGGAGGAGAGTCTTATCTCTCAGAGGTATGTTTAATTTTCCCTTGCTAAATTCAAAACCTATGATGCTATTTTATGTTGCTCTAATTTGGTGGCAAGCAGTAATGACTCAAAAGTATTTCACCTCAAAAACTCTTAGGAGATTACCTGGCGTGGTTTAGTTGTGTGAAGCACAGTTTAACATAGATTTTATACATTTGCAATATGCAAGCATCTTTCTGGTAATACTTTCTGTAACTCAACACCAATATCTGCTTTCTCTTTTCTTGTTTTCTATTTTCCTAAAGATCTTGGGGGGCTGAATTGATTTTTACTATCTATACGTAAAAACTGTAAAGGAGATTCTCATTGGTTGACATTAGTACTAAAAGTTCAAGTTCTTTTACTGGGAAAATAATTCATTCACTTTGCTTAGACATCTTTTGTCAAAAGTGTACAAACATCATCCTAAGTAGCTAGATCACAATCCCCTATGATATAATTCAAAATGCTTTGATATGAACTATTTTTTAGTTAAGATTGACCCCTTTTGATACATTCGGGTATCCGTGTGGGGGATATCCATGTTCGATGCTTACATCCAAATCCGAGTAGCATGTTTCAAATAGATGACAGAGGGTTATTTTGATCTGATTTGTAATGTTCAAAAGATTCTAACATTCCCCTTCCTTGTATGATCCATTATTGAGATggaatttaaattgttttattagtaATGCTAATTCACAACTATATCTAATTGCTAGTTTTAATTACAGGAAGCCTGTTGACCGAACACTCATGTCTCTTGACGAGATTGATGAAAGCGACACAGCACTGTCTCAGCTGCGACCTTCCTCACATGCCAAGTCAGTTGTTTCGTTCTGATTACAGTAATTGCTTCCGTTTTCACATTTGATGAACCCAGATGTAattttgagtccttcaaaaaccTGAATCAATGGCAAAAAATCATGAATTGTGATTCATGGTTGGTTTGGCATGAGCCATCTAGTGGAGCTTTTCTAGGGAGTCCATTGTAATCCGGCAGGATAGGATCTCTGCTTGAAGTGCAAACCAAcgatttttttaaaaggttttatatcattttatagtACTTGGCACCGGGCATCACTCATGATTTTATGCATAAGTTGGAGCACATCGTCCTTGTAACTTAGCTCAACTTTTTCGAGTCTTTATTTCCTTGCTTCCATTTTTGTCTGATAAAGCTGTGAGGAGAGCTTTGGTGCATTTCCATAGATTATTTCTTTTACTGATAAAATAACATGTAGTCATCGATATACTTGATAAAGTATCagttaaatctttaaaaaaaatattgattgaaGCTTCCAAAAATGGTTTATTTAATTTTAGCCAACCATGGGATTTAATTATAAATGTATTcattatgcatgtaaaattttaaatcaatttcactTGAGGATACTATTTCTTTAATATATAATACCTAACCATTTAAAATTTTTGGACATAATTTAAACAATAGAGGACATGATTTTCCACCAGTATCAGTAGATACCTATTTTAAATCAAAAGAGGAAACACTTGTAAACATAGTGAAAAGAAATGCTTGGACACTTCATTATGCAAAACAATGAAAATACTTTGATACCCCATTATGTAttgaaaatcaataatttaataaaaagaagtTATATGTAAAAGAGGGAATTAAATTCCCCCAATAATGTTAAGAGACTAGAGCTCCATATTGCAAATGAAAAATCAAGTCTTCTTTGTGAGAATTCAGTTGGGAAAGTTTGAAGCAATATAGTTTTTGTAGtttacaaattcaaatattatttcaaagtcctctaatttttattttgaaaatcagAATGTGCACTTGAATCTTCATAGAAGGAGCTAATGACCTGGTTGAATAGACTCCCACTAGAAATACATGGTTAAGCCAAATTACCAAATTTTGTGATGGTACAATTGAATAAAATCCAGCGGGTCACTCTCCATATATTCTTCTGATGTATGAACGTTTAGCACAACATTTAGATTGTTAAATATAAAAGTAACTTTAGAATGGTTATACATATAGAATTTGAAGTCAAGAAATTATTCATTAAACAAAAACTAGTAGGAACATATTAGTAATTAGCTTGTAGCTTTGTAATACCTTGATTTCAAATGATGCTCCAGGAATTGAATTGTATAAAGAAATTGAAATCATTACAAACATCTGGAATTGTAGAAAGGATAGATCCTATAAACTTTAAGACAATCCATTAATAGCAATGCTTTctcataattcaaaaaaaaaaaagctatgaAGGTGCAGAATAGCAGGCTTAAAACAGCAGGATTGAATGCCCAATTCATACATAAGACCACGAATCTTTACATTTCTCCTGTTTAACTGACCACGAAATCCCTCCAATCGATATGTATGTgtgagtgtatatatatatatattttgtcaaGGCTGGTGGAAAGAGTTTGGTCCTTGGTCGTGCTGGTTATTGATTGCAGGGCTCACAACAGAAATATCATGGCTGCTTCCCTCTGCCTCAGGGGCTATCTCTCTTACATCAGCTATTCTTGCATCTGTTGCCTGAATATCACTCCATTCACCTTCACCAACTGGTTGGATGTTAACTTCATCCGCTGCCATGTGGACTACGCTCTCCTCAGGTACCGACGCTGTTCTCGAAACACTAAGACAAGCTTTGTCTACATTCTCTAACAACTCAACGTCCTTTGTATCAGGTGGACTGTTGCTAGTATTTGATGACTCTGTCTTTTCCTCGAAAATTTGCTTTGTGTCACTCTGTTGTCTGCAAACAAAAATAGAAGACAAGATCAACTTTCGTTGCCCTGCAACTAAGGATATTTATGCTAGCTTCAGTTCTATGACAAGCAACTTGATAATTCTGAACCAAGCTTTATTGTTCCAGTATAAAAGTAGCAGTAACAAACCATGTCAACAAATCAACTAAAAATGGAACGTATCTGACTAAATGATTGAATTAACCTGGAATTTAAGTAATTTACAGATGCTTAAAGTACATGGAGAATGGATTAATCAACCAAAAGGGGGAGGAAAATGAAAGTGTTGTTTGCATTTTTATTCACGGACACAGTTCTTTTCTCTTAATGACCAATGATTTTGTCTTTGATTTTGCATTTCTAGATCAAAGAGGTGAGGAGAAGGAAGTTGGATGACAGCAAACACATTTTTATTCAGCCGCAGAGGTAGATTTCTATCCAAACATCCCCCTAGAGCAAATTAAAGATGGCCATGAAATACACTATTTTGATTATGTAAGATGTATAGAGGGATCTGCATTCCCCAGAAGCAAGATTCCGTTAGTATATCACAAAATTAGCTTGTCTTGTCAATTATTTCTACAACTTGTGTTGGTGTATCAAGTGCATGAATGTATGAACCACGGTTCCAAGGTTTCCAGAAAGGGTAAAAGCAGGATGATTATGATaatgcttaaaaatataataagtcaAACCTTTGGAGATGTGCTTGTAACGCATTCACATATGCAAGAAGGTCTTGCTTTTCCTTCACAGCGGCTGCCTCTTTCTGCTCTGCTTCTTTTATTCTTGCTTCAGCATCTGTTTCTGCAACTCTGACCTTCTCCTCTGCTCTCAGAACAGCTGCTTCTAATATTACAACACGCTCTCGAGCCTTTGCAAGCTCATTACGCCACGTATGTGCCTCCTGCATGGCAGAGTCTCTCTGCTTGATCAATTGATCCCTTTCTTTACTTAGGAACCCAAGCCTTTCTTCGGACTCCCTCAGCTATAAACACCAAGGAAAAACTTCAAATAAACACAattatgatgcttatatttggACATAGAAATCATGGCTACCCAAATAACAACTTGGTTAAGACAATTAAAAGTAACTTCTCAAAAGTTAAAATCAACATGACAGACTTATGATTCTTGGAtgagaattcttttaaattcaAAACTCTAGCCACACCATGTGAGCAATAAGATTAGAGTTGCACAATTCCAGTTTTAGCTATACCTTTAACATGAATGCTTCCCTTTGTTTTTCTGAATCTTTTGTTAAGCGCTCAATTTCTTCACAAGCAATCCTCCTATGTTCATCCATTGCATGAGCTGCAGATGCTGCAGATTCAGCAGCTTCAGCAGTCTCAGAAAGTTTATCTGCTATTTCTCTTATTGTTGAATCACGAGCACGAAGATCTCGAGCCAAATTCTGCAGTTCCTCATCCTTGACTCGTAGTGTCTCCTACAAGAATTAGCTATGACTCAGAACCAAATCTAGGGAGAATGAAATGGCCTAAATTGACTAAGCACTAGCCACAATATAAAGACAAGAAGCCAAGTAAGAAAGCAGATTGAGAGACCCAAACAACACAAATTATACACTTATGGCAGTCAAGACAGGAACATCCACCAGGTTTAACAGCCCAGATTGGCATAAAGGTATTCTTAGGCACCATTATAGTCAGAATATACATCAGCATCCAATTTGGCCCATTTCAACTAGCCCTCATAATCATGCTTTGAAATCTAGAATAATATAACAAGACATGCACATTATCTAAGTGCTAGCTAGAGTTACTCTTGCAAACATTTAGCATAAATGTGCACATTCACATATCTGAATATCAAAGCATTTGCCTAACCAGAAACTACACAAGGATGAACCTAGGTCCCAACAGCTAGAGGAATCACCTCGACATCCACTGGTATGTTCAAAAAACTTAAAAGCACAGCATACAAGCACAATAGGTTGAACAGATAAACTGCTCATAGCATACCTTCATAACTGTAAAATCATCCATCGGACCATCAGTGGGTCTATTTGCCACCAATCCTAGAACATTTCTCAAGGATACCTGCATTGTGGCTTCAATTTCTTTAGAACATTCCTTGGCTGTTGAATTGGCAGCTGCAACTACTGTTGCAACTGTACCTAATTTTGCAGAGCCGTTGCCACTTAAGGAATTGACAGCTTCTTTGTGAGCCTTTAGAACCAATTGTGTCGCACTAATTTTTGGAAGGGAGAAGAACACCGAACAGATGACATCaaccatatat
The Gossypium hirsutum isolate 1008001.06 chromosome A07, Gossypium_hirsutum_v2.1, whole genome shotgun sequence genome window above contains:
- the LOC107955705 gene encoding protein JASON isoform X2 encodes the protein MVCDFLNRDSGLGIISRSVVRFLDLTVCRAMGCFFHCFGVRTDRSRPHLVASCSKSTERTVSRNRLSSLFVDEEKGDSPSNDLESPQINKGLKDEAKFLKSCGTIPETPVEIRKASHKLKQSPPCGGDSETSKYRSWLPNTSIDKLQLDKKSDQPPTPSKLFEVLGRSDSPDNTPSSCISNAANTGMSSICSTEGSEATTADKTAKTGIFSTSAYERNKSVRFECESDASSKSENIGQNPEKLEALGYQSASKYSPNPTPLKLSDEMQTPGTVFPSNVGIFANGKTRIRSEYVHLVLNPVGNASPLNAMKKEPLSSKEMFNEQEESPERLENGTPKLGVKQASLGKDSEDEGSLSAWLKPKQITIDDPDKNIHVTSSKTPQFNRTPGDRPIIGMVAAHWNEDESSRISPKWWDGNGIPNSTNKYKEDQKVSWHATPFEERLEKALSEESLISQRKPVDRTLMSLDEIDESDTALSQLRPSSHAKSVVSF
- the LOC107955705 gene encoding protein JASON isoform X1, with translation MVCDFLNRDSGLGIISRSVVRFLDLTVCRAMGCFFHCFGVRTDRSRPHLVASCSKSTERTVSRNRLSSLFVDEEKGDSPSNDLESPQINKGLKDEAKFLKSCGTIPETPVEIRKASHKLKQSPPCGGDSETSKYRSWLPNTSIDKLQLDKKSDQPPTPSKLFEVLGSCISNAANTGMSSICSTEGSEATTADKTAKTGIFSTSAYERNKSVRFECESDASSKSENIGQNPEKLEALGYQSASKYSPNPTPLKLSDEMQTPGTVFPSNVGIFANGKTRIRSEYVHLVLNPVGNASPLNAMKKEPLSSKEMFNEQEESPERLENGTPKLGVKQASLGKDSEDEGSLSAWLKPKQITIDDPDKNIHVTSSKTPQFNRTPGDRPIIGMVAAHWNEDESSRISPKWWDGNGIPNSTNKYKEDQKVSWHATPFEERLEKALSEESLISQRKPVDRTLMSLDEIDESDTALSQLRPSSHAKSVVSF
- the LOC107955703 gene encoding switch-associated protein 70 — its product is MASNGASTEQGVRDATENSLEKIKRQLASGSGRNLLQGPLLKRSETLRKWNERWVILDPTTGKMEYKTRRNEPSIKGIITFDENSVISMSPVNFHGLPKYDGCCFYIGTPQKKDYFLCAETPGAARAWVSTLHATQLVLKAHKEAVNSLSGNGSAKLGTVATVVAAANSTAKECSKEIEATMQVSLRNVLGLVANRPTDGPMDDFTVMKETLRVKDEELQNLARDLRARDSTIREIADKLSETAEAAESAASAAHAMDEHRRIACEEIERLTKDSEKQREAFMLKLRESEERLGFLSKERDQLIKQRDSAMQEAHTWRNELAKARERVVILEAAVLRAEEKVRVAETDAEARIKEAEQKEAAAVKEKQDLLAYVNALQAHLQRQQSDTKQIFEEKTESSNTSNSPPDTKDVELLENVDKACLSVSRTASVPEESVVHMAADEVNIQPVGEGEWSDIQATDARIADVREIAPEAEGSSHDISVVSPAINNQHDQGPNSFHQP